From the Agelaius phoeniceus isolate bAgePho1 chromosome 17, bAgePho1.hap1, whole genome shotgun sequence genome, the window CCCAGCACCAGTCTAGGGAAAGACTGGTCCCCAACACCCCAGAGCTCATGAAACAGGAACCAGTTCAACTTTTTCAGTTACTGAAACAGCCTGAGCTTTCAACACCTCGTGCCACACACGGCCATGAGAGGCCAGGGACATTACCATGAGCTTCAGCTGCCTGGGTCACCCATCCCAGTAAGGGTGCTGAAGAGCTctcccctctgcagggcagcaAGGACTGTGCCAAAAGGGGCTTAAGTTGGATATAAAGAAAAGgctcttcacccagagggtggctgggcactgttacagactccccagggaagtggtcatgGCCCTGAGCCTGCCAGatttcaagaagtgtttggaaaCCACTCTCAGGAACATGGTAGGATTTCTGGAGTTGTCCTGTGGAGGGTCAGAAGTTGGGACTCAATCCTTGTGGATCTCTTGCAACTCAAGATTCTGATTCTGAGCCAGAGAATCTCCTTAGGGTGAGTTAGCTTTGTCCCAGTACTGGTGTATGGCttcccaggacccccagggctTTGGTTCCCACCACCAAGGGACAGCTCCCTAATAGGTTGGGCAAATACCCCAAAGACCTGGCTCTGCTTCAGGGCAGTGGTGCTCTAAAAATCTCACCCAGTAAGGGTGCTGAAGAGCTCTCCCCTCTAAAGGGCAGCAAGGACTGTGCCAAAAGGGGCTTCAGTTGGATATAAAGAAAAGGctcaaaaatctcaaaaataaaattaactgcAGCTTTAGGTAGCCCTGCCCCAGTCACACCCATCCTTGTGCTGTACCTGATAGTGTGGGACAGGGCCAGGATCCCCAGCACAAAGAAATACATGGAAAGCAGAAGATTGATGTACTCTTGAGAGAATATCTGCAAGACAAAACCACAGAGGGGTTAGTAACCACAGCATCCTCCCCATCCTCATGCTCCtcttggcagctgctgtgtcagtGCTCCAGGGAAATAAGAAGAATAGCTAGAATAACCCAAATTCCTGCATGCTGAAGGAGAGTATGTTGGAAATAGCCATGTGCTCAAAGAACAAGCACAATGGGCCCGTGAGCTGTAGCGCATCTGTGAGCTGCTCAGGTCAAAAAATAACTCCAGTGCTGGAGAAAGGAGGCCAGAGCttcccctgcagagcagggagagaggcaccactcccaggggctgcccaggcccaggggagcagcagcatcccctgccCTAATTAAGCAGGGCATTATTAAAACTCCTGCCCTCCAAGTCACACAGTCCCCTACTGAATCACACTCCTACAAACCAGTGTGGAGGGATCCTGGGgccctctgtgccctcctggaaGGGGGATGCTGGAATaggagagcacagggcacacagccATTGGCAGAGAAGGGACTGAACTGCACCATTCCCAACTCTGCACCTTAACCCTCACCTCCTggccagccaggagcaccctggcGCCTTGCAGGGATCCCAAAACAGCACAGCTTGGAAGCTGCCATGCCCACAGGACCACTCTGCAGCTCCCCAGAcccctctgggagctcagccatGTGCCAGACCTGCATGGGCAGCCCAAGGTGCTTGAGGCCAAGACATCTTCTCCACACCACCTAAAGCATGAGCTGCTGAGAGCTTCCATCCATTTCTCAAGTCATCTGACTCTGCTGTGGGCTCTGAACGTCTAAAAGTCTCCACCTGATCACACAGGGGCTCCCCCAGGCCTGCAGCTGAAatggctccaggagcacagCATGGAACACaacacagagccagcagcattTGCccctcagagaccctggcaccctctggctccagcctgtgccctgccagcttggccCACGGAGGCAGGAAGAGCTCAGGGCTATTTGCTCCTCGGCAGCTCTCCAGAAACAACCTGTGCACAAACAGGCTCTGATTTCCCCCAAGCTGTGACAATTCAGGCAAGAACTGACGTCCTCCTGCACGGTGACACCAAAGAGCTCGATCTGTGCGGCTTTCCACACCTTCTGTCCCAACACTAAGGGCCAAAAACAGAGTCACCCTGTTATGGgagctcctgccaggcaggaggatGTCCTGCCCCGGCTCCAGTGCCCCTCACTTACTTTAAAGAAGAGGTAGAGCCCCAGGAGGGTGCAACTGGCAACAATGGGAAAGCGAGCAGCGTCTCGGCTGGTAATGGTCTCTGGCATCTCCGAGGAGTTCTGGGGAGAGAAGGACAGAAGAGgaatggatcagcccctgccctggcttCACACCTGAACAAGGGGAGAACAGACACAACACATAACACTCCACAGTGATTTTGGGAGGGACAAAACACCCACTGGCCCCTGCCAAATCTGGAGGTGAGGCTGTGTcagaggcagagcctgagctggAAAACACAAACCTTGCACTTGTCCTTCCCAGGGCAGCCAAATTTTACTGCTTTTCTCctcctggagaaggaaaaaatccttttctggcattgctctgctctcccctgcccagAGGGGAGCTGGGCTCCCTCACCGCTCACGCCCAGCCAGCCCCATCTGTGCCACCATCTGTGATCACCCCGTGCACGAGGCCTCTCTCCAGCCACCTTCCCATCCCTCACCTTGCTCTTGGGACACTTCTCGTGCTCAAAAGCCCCAGATTTATAAACCCCTTCCAAGACATCTTTGCACCACCTCAACCAGCCCCTTTCAAGCCATTTCCCACGGGAGACCTTCGGCTTTCAGAGGAGGCAGAGGGCTGCCTGTTTTCTGCCTGTTCCCTGCCCGCTCCAggcccagctggctgctgctcagagatTTAATCTCACTCAGGCAAACACCTGCGGCCAGCACAGATCCAGGGCACCTCAAAAGCCCTCATGCAGCTTATCCCGGGCATGGCAGTTGTCACACTGTGcccaaattcctgctgctccctgcagagtgAGGGATGAGAAACCCCACCCTGAACCACGGCTGGGCTTTGCTCACAGCCCCccactgcctgggctgccagAAGCCCCCCAAGATCAGCTGAAGCCCCTGATATGAGGCTTAAGGGCACACAAggagattttaaaaatagtaatagaTCAGACTGTGTAAACCAGTCCTTCCTCCTGAGATACAGCAGCCCAACTGTTGGGATTTAAGTCCCTGCTATGAAACGCAGAGAACAGCGAGAGGAATACCAGGGCAGAACAGGGTGTGCGGACAGGAGAGCAGCCCCGGACCAGCCCCAGTGCCGCGGGGCACAGCCACACACGAGTCCCCCcgcacagctcctcctgaggAGGGTCAAGGGACGCTTGTGTTTTGCAGCACTTGAATTTATCGGGGCGCTGAGGAGTGGCTGGAGAAGCCCCGGGGGAAAAGCCAACTCTCCCCCGGGCTTCCCTGCGCCTCCAGACCCAGGGCCGGAGCCGGGGCCATGCAGCTGCCGGTCCTCCCGTGAACGGGGCGCCCGGAGGGGACCCTTGGGGAGAGGCGAGGCCCATAGGCCCGGCTGCCCCGAGCCGCGGGGGTACCTTGCTCTTGGCGCAGCTGACGGAGCGCAGCGCCCCGAAGAAGATGGGCAGCAGCGCCATGAGGACGAGGCTGCCGTAGGCCAGCGCCATGCCCTCGGGGgtggcgggcgggcgggcgggggtcCCGGCCCCGGGCGCGGCCGCGGCGGCGCTGCCGTTGTGCGCCGCGGGCTCCTCCATGGCGGCGGCTCCCACCGCGGTCCGCACCGACACGTCCCCTTACCGAGCGGAAGTGCGTCACGCGTAGCGGCGCTgaagccggccccgccccggcggCCCCGGTGCCCGGAGaagggcagagccctggcccggcacggcccggcccggcccggcccggccctcgctgtgtgcagggcagggaacgcCCCAGGTGGGAAAGGCTCCCGGTTTGCCGCAACCCCCCGGAGCACCGGCGGGCAGGcggcagctcctggtgccatCGCCCCGAGCGGGTCCGGGGCTCCTGCGCTGCCCGGGGTTTTCCTGCCCTTCACCCTTTCCAAGGACCTGCACCCCTGTTCTTGAGGCTCCCCCtgactgctcccagcccagccgtGAGCAAACAGCCCTTCTGTAAAATTCCCTATAAATGGCAGCAAATTCTGCCCACGCGCTGGACTgggaccaggctctgctggaaaaTTGGCCGAAATGTGTGTTTTCCTCACAAATACTACGAGCCACTGGCAGCTCGGCTGTGCCACCaagccttctcctcctcttcctcgccAGGATGAAAGTCTGCTGAGGGGCAAAAATTGGTGAAGATCTGAGCACAGTGAAATGGTGCTGTCTCCAGTTTATATCTGAGCCATGGGCAGGAGAcgggagcacagcagggattAAAACATAagtctttaattttcttttaaaaatgtcttttaaattttatattttaaataaaaaggatCTATTTCAGGAGCGGGGTGATTCATAGTTCCGTGTTTCAGGCGGAGGGCAGATGGGAAGGCCTCCTGGGAGCCCCTCTCTGCGGGCTTGGCCTCCTGCCCGGGATGctgccctctccctgcagctgctgttcccagaGCGGGGCAGGATGGGCGGCACAAGGCAGCGTGCCCACACATTCCCCctgcatcccagcctggcacaacACAGCTTTCTGCCCCTTTCTGAATCCCAGCCTGGCTTGGGAATCCTCACAGAGGGCAGCGTCGCTGTGCAGAGCGAGATGGAGGAGTCAAGGGCTGCTGTCCCACGGTCGCCACCGGGGCTGATGGCAACAAGGAGTCCTTGGGACAGGGGGAGACTGTGCTAGAGCTGCTGGGCACCCAGGGATGGATGGCACTGGGAGCGATGGCCACCCAGGGACAGACAGCACTGGAGCCAGAGGCCACCCAGAGGCTGATGGCACTGGGATAGCCCCGAGAGCGCTCGCTGGAGCAGCTGGTACCGCCGAGACCTGGCACCACGTTCCCCAGGAGCGGGCCCAGATggggagcacaggcagcccctggcccccggccagcacctcctcctcccaccctccctcctcctcccactcTCTCTCCGTTTCCCAGCGCCTCACCGTGGCCCCCCTTGGCCTCTCCTCCCACCCTCCAGCACGGCCGCATTTTTCTGGGTTTGAGCTCATTCTTTCCACTCCCCTCTCTGCCGGCTGCCAACTTTCCATGCCGTGGCCCCGCTCCCCCGCCTCCTGCCACAGGGAAACACCGGCTGCAGCTGCGGAGGGAAcggcagcagccaggagccccCGTCCCTCGggtgcagcccccagccccggcgTGGCTGACGCTGTGTGAACCTCAGCATCGCCTCCAGCAGCGCCAGGAACCGCCGAGCCGGGAGCAACAGGGCAGAGCAgcgggagcagagcagcagcaatgccatGGGCTAAGCAGcacgggaaaaaaaaaaaaatctgagcacCCACCACCCCATTTATGAGAGCAAAACTTGAGAGTTGCACCTCTGGAGAAATTAGTTTCCCATAGGGACAGGGTGCTGGCACATCCCAGTGTCCCATCTGTGCCAGCCACAGCCAGTGGTTCCCCACAGTCTGCCCACAGAGCGAGTGGAAACTCCCGACCCGAGAAGGAGGCACAGCTGATCCTCCCTGGCACCGGGCCTGGGATGCTGAGCAGGTTCCCCCATGGTATCCCAGCTGCTGGATGGCAGCGCAGCCTAAAAACAACAGGCAAAGCCCACACAGCTCCAGCATTGCCTCCCTGGGTGCCCGGGGTCATTCCCTGCTTGCTGCAGCCAAGCACGTCCCTTCCTGGCTGTGCTattctgctccctgccccttcctggAGCCACCAGGCACCCAgatccctgcccaggctgcgGCTCCCACGGTGCTCAGGGCTTTaaacctgcagctcagcagagctcagcccttcCCACAGGCTTTTCCAGAGCTGGGAAATGCAGAGGGCTTCACAGGGGATGATGCTAGACCACTGGGTGAGGAACTGGGACCTCCACCAAGGTGGAGGAAACCCTGGACagaggctctccctgccccaagATGCTCCAGCTAATGGAGGAGCCAGCCAAGGCCTGCCAGAGCAGGAAGCAGATCCTCAGCCCTGGCATGGGCGAGGAACAGAGCTTCAATCTGACCCTGTGGCTCTGGGATgcggctccccagggcagggacccagCAGAGAACAGCACCTCCCTGATGTGGTTTATTCTGCAGATCAAGGGTTTTCCCATCACACCAGTACAGAGAGAGCACAGAAAGACACTGGTGCCAGTGAGAcatggcacagagccctggcacagcagggtcagggTGCCAGGTGATGCCGCTGGTGCTCCCCTGCCCCctcttcccagccaggctccagGCCATCCAAGGTGGACAATGCCCGGTGCCCTTGCCAGTCCCTGCTGCCCTGTGAAGGACAGCACTGCCAGTGGGACCTGCCACACTCCTGGtagcctccagcccagctctggggcacagccacccctcacctctggctctgcaggagcagctgtgatCAAAAACCTCACCACTCCAAGTGCAGGAACCCATCCCATCCTCCACTCCACGGACCTGATCCCACTTATCCCCTCTCCTGGAGGGAATGGCCGGATCCAGAGCACCTTCACATCCCTCAGCACCAGTGAAAACAGCTCCATGTGCTCAGCATCACTGCAGCCCAGTctgagctctgcacagagccACTGGCCACACTgctggcagagagcagagtCCCAGCCGGCGCgtggggagggacaggagcgTGGCTCTCAGAGCACAGACAGGTCATGGCAGGACTTGGAGCGGACTTTGAGGGCCActttgctgctgttcctggccaCCAGCCTGTCGAGGAAGTGCCGGGCTCTGCTGGCGAGGCTCTCCTTGTGCTTCTGGCCGGGCGGGGGGTGCAGGTGGGACTTTTTGCCCCCTTGGCGGAGGCGGATCTGCCGCACCACCCCCTCGAAGAGCTCGTCCACATTGTGCTGCAGAGCCGCCGACGTCTCAATGAACTTGCAGTCAaagacagcagcacaggcctggccctctgcaagggaagggcagggagagggtaCAGTCCTGCTGGCACCTCAGGTGCTGTGGGACAGGCACTGCCACATGCACGACAGCAGCTGCACGTCCAGGGACAAGGGGACAGatgcaggggaagcagctgggCACGGAGCCCCCTCAGGAGGTCTCCACCAGAGCCTTCACCCCCTACTCACCTTCCTCAGACACCTCCCGGCAGCGCACCAGGTCAGTTTTGTTCCCCACCAGGATGATGGGGATGTCCTCAGCCTGGCGTGCCCGGCGCAGGTGGATGCGCAGCTCCGAGGCGCTCTCGAAGCTGTCCCGGTCAGTGACAGAGTAAACGATGATGTAGGCATTCCCTATCTGCAGGCAGTGGCTGCGCCGCTGGCTCTCCTCATCCTGTCACCACACAGGGAACGAGATGTCACCAATCTGTGGCCATGACCACTtccaggggacagcagagcaccCTGGCACTGATGGGGCACGCCCCACCAGCCCCCACACTGTGGTGAATAGGTGTGTTACCCTATTAATTAAATGCAGATTAAACACTCTTGATTTTGAGGGGAGTGTTTGGGAGGTTTCCTCTCTATCAACAACAAACTGGAGCTGTGGGCTCAGCTTTGGTGGGGGGAGGTGAGGCTGAATCCCCTGGGAATGCCCTGGAACAGTGTGGTGGGTGCTgcaccctggcagtgctgggcagtgtGGGAATAAGCCATAGCCGAAAAAAATGGGCCATTGTCGGGGTGTCACAGTGCTGGGGCACCTCTGGGCAGTGCAGGTAAGTGCCAAACAGCTCAGTCCATGTGGGTGCTGCACCCCTGtccacagcttggcactgacgCTGTTCCCACTCCCGGGTGGCACCTACAGGAatgcagggccctggcaggaagggaaggagggaggtgTTTGGAGGgaggcagtgacagcagcactggTATTTCTGCCCAGGAGATACCTCATGTTCTGGGCATGAGGAATGCCCCATGCCAGGCTCTTGGGTGCATTGTTCTGTCTGTTAAAGTGTTCTGGCTGGCAATACCGACTCGTGGATTTACCCAGTTGGATCTTTCAGCCCCATTCCCAAACATTTCCATGCATTTTGAAGTGGGTTATCATATAAGAACCCACACCAGTGAGAATATGGGGAGCACCCACCGGGAgggtgggcacagagctgtgcagagatgTGACCCCAGCCTGTCTTGCCCAGTGTGTATCCTGTGCTCCAAGGTGGAGAGCCCCAGAAACGGACAGGGGGGGCCCAGGTTGCCCTTCAAAGCGCTCAGAGGCCCCAAGACAGCACTTGTGCCCATGCAATGTCCCCCGGGCACATCGTGGCTCgcccagctctccccagcacccagccccGCCGTACCCGCTGCTCTGACTCCCAGGTGTCCAGCACCAGCAGCGTGGTCTCCTCGCCATCCACGGTCAGCCTGCGCTCGTACGCGACCCCTGCGGGACACCGGGAGGGAGAGCTCGGTCAAAGCCGCGCTTCCCAGCAGGGTCCGGGGCTCCTCCGCCTCGCACATGGCTTTGTCCCATCACGGGGCCACGGGATGCCCCGCAGGTGACCCTGCAGCAGATCCCCCCAGCAGACACCCACCTCCGTGCTGGTCCAGCGAGTCCCTCTCCTGGACGCCGGCGAAGAGGTTGACCAGGCTGGTCTTCCCCACGCCGGGgtcccccagcagcaccactcGGTACCGGGGCTCCCTGAGCCTGGGGGAGCCCGCGGAGTCGGGGCACAGGCTGCCGCGGGGGGCCCTGCCGCCCGGCTCGGAGGCGGTGTGGCCGAGCTGGGGGTGAAAGGGCTCACTCCGCGAGGCggccccggagccccccggccGCGGGAGCGGGGTGCTGGCCCTCCGCCGCAGCGGGCTCCTGCTCCCGGGCTGCGTGTTCAGGGTCATCACCAGCACCGAGGGCAGGGGGGCTGTAGGGTGGGCGGGGGGTTGTCGCCCCGAAGGGCACCCGCGCCCGGCAGCCCCGACCGCGCCGCTGCCGCTCCTGGAGCCGCTCCGAGCCGATGGCAACGCGGGCACAACTTTCCCGCACCCCCGTCCGCTCCGGGCTTTAAGCCCCGGGAGGTGGAGCCCCTCGCCGCTCCGACCCCTCCCACGCCGGGCACATCCGCCCGCGCTGGCCTCGGTCCGGCCCGGCCGCCCTGTCCCGGTCCCCGAGGTCCCCTCGGGGCTTGCGGTGCCGGGGAACGGCGAATTCCCCCGGGAGCCGTGCCTCGGTCATGGGGAGAAGGGTTACATCGGGATGCTGCGGGATGCGCCTCCGCGGGCGGGGGCTCCACCACGCTCCGGGCCTGCGTGGAGCTGCATCAACCCGGTTCCCGGCCCTGGTCTCGCCACCCCAGGCTCAGTTCTGTCAAGGAAGGAGTGAGCCGAGCCCGGTCCGGTCcggtcctgccctgcccaggggaagATGTGCTTTTTCAGGACCTAGAAGCCCAGAGCCCGGCTGTGCAGCTCCGTCTTCAAGATGCAGTGATCGAGTACAAGGCTGGAGGTCTCCTGGCACAGGCAATAGCAGGAACTGTTTTGATTTGAACCTGTCTGTAGATCCTGCACACTGGCAGCACTGTCCAAAGTGTCCCAGTGTGGGCACTGTTCTGACCCTACACTGGGTCACCAGTCCACCCACACTGGGATATGTTGGCAGAGCCTCATGGCACCAGGGATGGTCCCAGGACATCCCTCATGATCAGAGCACAGCAACGGGGAGGGCAGGAGTGACAGTAACACCTTTATTGTGCCATAAAACCACATCTGCAAATGCCCAAGGTGCTGAGCAGGACTGGGGGGAAGATGGGCTGAAGGCAATGGAGTCAGCTTGGCACCTCATCCAagcctggctgctccaggctctgggctggcaTCAGATGAGTGTCCCTCCTTGGTGGGAGTGCTTGGTACCCAGTACATACCTGAGAGAGAGGAGAGGTAGGAGGGGAAAGCACAGAGGGGAATGAGCCTCTGTGCTTTGGCTGTTTGGGTACAGGaggagcagaagcaggagcaggtTGGCTGCTCAGATGGACTGTACTCAGAGGTGTCCCATTCCCCGTGTGGCAGTCCTGTCATCAGGGGGCACAATGTGGCTAGAGGGAAGCCTGCCTTGTGTCAGCTGTGCCACCCTCTCTATGTCCCCAGAGTCCTGCACTGGCTTTCAGTGGGGTCAGCCCAAATGCTTGTTCTGGGATCCAGGATCATGCAAGCAGCTAGGGGAAGAGAGAAATCCTTTTAAAGCAGGTGAGGGTAGTGCCCAGCTCCTGTTTAGTGTAAACCAGAGCCAAACCTGACCCCCAGTAAACCCAGCAGTATTTTCTCATGCCTCGTGGTCTGCCACAGTCACTGACCACTCTGCCAACCACCAAAATCGGTTCCAGCCCAAGCCCTGCTCCACCACCCTCAGACCACCCTCTGtagggcaggctcagctcttGCCAgccttcccagagcagcagagccagacaCAACTCCTGGGCCtctgagagagagaaggaatGAATCCAGCTGCTCTTATTGTCAACCCTGAAAGAcaaacagaagcagagaaagcCCGTTGGAGCAGCCAGGTACATCTGCTTTCTCGCAGCGGGGACAAGTGCAGCAAGCTGGGCTTGCTCAGAGCTGCCTCATCCATCTCCGTCTCAGCTGAGGACAAACTGTGCATCCAGAGTGTCCCAGCATAGGGCTCAGACCTACCAGCAAAATCCACCCAGGGCCTCTGGAAACAGGAGGATTTTTAAGGAGGGGAAGCTGAAATACAGATGGGAATGGATACAAGGGGGTCACAGCTCTTCTGGGCTCCACATGCCGCCAGTGACACGCAGGGACCCAGGGAGGGCCAGCACGAGCACTGTGCTCCTCTGCACCCTCACATTCCCAGGATGAGCAACTCGTGGCTGAATTTGCTCTTTCAAGACGCAAGTCCAGTGTCCGGAAGCAAAGGGTTAATTAGCAAAACGAAGGGCTGGTGATGTCGTGTGAAAAGTTGCCGGGAGGTCAGTGGGAAAGGGCTGAGGATGGTGGAGAGGGCTCTGGCACAGGCTCCCGCCTGTCAGGGCGGGTAAGCACCAAATGCCTGACTTGTGATGTTACAGAAACTTTCCACTTGCCCTTCCTGCTATTTTTAACTCTTCTCCCATCCACCCTCAGTaaccccagccccaccagctgCTGAGGCTAATTAATTCcccttttttatcatttttttttaaaacagaaaaaaaatgaaattccaCTAATCTATCACAACAGCCACTCGCCTCCTCCCTCCTGACATGTTCCAGGCTTTTCTCCTCCTTCAGCTTGTGCCTCCATAGCTACAGCCATACCTGTCTTGCAGCTAAAACCCAGATCCTGGTGCAGGAGATGCAGTCCCCCTTGACACCCACACCACTGCTACACTGCGGGGTGAGTGTCTGCCCAACAGGGCGagattttcatgaaaaataagcCCTGTGTGCACCCGGGGGCAGGGGTTGGGGTACACCAGCAAGGAATGATGCCATGAGCAGACCCCCCCGAGCACAGGTTGCCGTGTGTCACAGGGCTCTCTCCCTCCTGGCAGGCTGGTGGGAAGATCATCCCCACAGAGCAAATGGGATTCATTCTCAGAAATGGAATTGTTTGACATTTATAAGATCAACACGGTGTCTTTAGCCGAGGATGGAAAGCAAAGGTAACATGACTGTATAGACTCATTTCACAGTGATGTGTGCAGCTAGCttcccagattattttccattgctttttctatttcctGGAGTTCTGCCCTCTCTGTGTCCAGCCGGTTCTGACAGCAGGTCTGCACCACTGCCTTCATCCTCTGCACAGGGAGAAATGCAATCACTGCTGATTCCTCAGAGCTGGGAAATGTCCCCTTGCACCAACCCTGACCTTACCCTCAGGCGCTGCTGCTTGCACTGGCAGCACGGAGGAATCTGTCACCGTGCCTGGTGCCATTCCACACAGGAGTGGCTCTGCGAAGCACAGTGGTgttccagcagccagctggagCCAGGGGCAGTATGGAGGAATGAATTTAGTCGGCTGTGGCAGGGGTGATACCGCTGCTGGTCTATGGAAACCCCTCCCGGCTCGCTCTTTTGTCCATTTGGCAGTTTCTGTGCCTCCCGGGACACCCCTACATCCCACTGATCCTCACCACCCTCTGCCCTCCGGGGACGCCCGGGCCCCATCGCTCTCCGGGAACCCCTCTTCGCTGAGTCCTCTGGGGatgccccgtgtccccgtgaTCCGAGCCCGTCCCCGCGGCGACAGCggccgggctcggggccgggcggggcccGGGTTCCCGGGAACGGGCGGAAGGGACGCCCCCTGCCGGCTCCGCCCCAGCACCGCACCGGGACAGGATCACCGGGACGGGATCCACCGGGCGGGGTCTGCGTGTCCGGGATGGAGGCGGCTGTGACAGCCCGAGCAGCCCGGCGGGACTGGCCCCGAGCTGCTTGAGGGGAGGCCGGGACcgggagggagcagaggaacGGCTGTCGCGGGGAGCCCGGGTAGAGGCGGGCCCGGTGTACGGGACCAACGGGGATGGGCAGCCGCCTCcgaccccgcagagctgctcGACGGCACGGGCGTTCCGCGTTAATGCGCACCCAGCCGGTCCTGCCGGCGCAGTAGCAGCGAACACCGGAGGTGTGTGGGAGCGGCCGAGCAGGTGCTCCGAGCCAGGGCCATGCGGGTGACCCGTGCCGGGCATGACCTCCGGCTATACCGGGCGGGAACGGCTCGGGGAAGCGCCGCCCGCAGGCAAAGCCGCGGTGGAGAACTGTGCGGTGTTCCCCGCGCAGCGCGGCTCCGGGACGGCGTGGGCAgcgcccggggctgcgggccgggccggcAGGAGCGCAGGCCCCGGTGTCCCGGCTGGCTTCAATGTCGGGGCAGCCGGCAGGGTCGGGACAGGCCACAGTTCCCGCTCAGAGTGCAGGACGGGGACAGCTCGCGGTGCCCGGTGAGCCGCGGTGCCCGGTGAGCGGCGGTGCTCGGGCGGGTCGGGCGCGGCCCCGCGCCGTCCCCTGTCACCACAGCAactggcggcggcggcgcagccAATGGGCGCGGCCCCCGGCGGGCCCGCGCGCGGCAGCGACAGCCAATGGGCGCGGCCCCCGGCGGGCAGCCCGCGGTCTCCGGGGCAacagcgccgccgccgctgccccaTTGGTGCCGCCCagcggagggggcggggcctgacCGGGAGGGGCGTGGCCCCACCCGCGGCACCGGGGAGCCGCGTGTCCGCCTCGTGGGCTGCGCGTTCCCCGCCCGGCGCTCCCGTCCCGGCCGGGGGCCGACCCACGGGG encodes:
- the REM1 gene encoding GTP-binding protein REM 1 — translated: MTLNTQPGSRSPLRRRASTPLPRPGGSGAASRSEPFHPQLGHTASEPGGRAPRGSLCPDSAGSPRLREPRYRVVLLGDPGVGKTSLVNLFAGVQERDSLDQHGGVAYERRLTVDGEETTLLVLDTWESEQRDEESQRRSHCLQIGNAYIIVYSVTDRDSFESASELRIHLRRARQAEDIPIILVGNKTDLVRCREVSEEEGQACAAVFDCKFIETSAALQHNVDELFEGVVRQIRLRQGGKKSHLHPPPGQKHKESLASRARHFLDRLVARNSSKVALKVRSKSCHDLSVL